The Humulus lupulus chromosome 3, drHumLupu1.1, whole genome shotgun sequence genome window below encodes:
- the LOC133822918 gene encoding uncharacterized protein LOC133822918, protein MDNYRPEKVLKYEEFVDHRLKPDLVRAIAERDKVFEQQKVFSDLRKNIETLEKNSVTSLRTQVNLGSEVYMQADVPDTTRIFVDVGLGFHAEFTWSEALNYITLREERLSRQIEEYTHHIASIKAQIKLVCEGIRELLQLPAVKPLSQRIF, encoded by the exons ATGGACAACTATCGCCCAGAAAAAGTACTGAAATACGAGGAATTTGTCGACCACCGCTTGAAACCAGACCTCGTTCGTGCTATAGCTGAACG GGATAAGGTGTTTGAGCAACAAAAAGTTTT CTCAGATTTACGGAAGAATATAGAAACATTGGAGAAAAATAGCGTAACCAGTCTTAGGACACAGGTTAATCTTGGCTCTGAAGTATACATGCAAGCTGATGT GCCAGACACTACACGCATATTTGTAGATGTTGGACTAGGATTTCATGCAGAGTTCACGTGGTCCGAAGCTTTAAATTATATAACTTTAAGGGAGGAAAGATTATCTAG GCAAATTGAAGAGTACACTCACCATATTGCATCAATTAAAGCCCAGATAAAATTG GTATGCGAAGGGATAAGGGAGTTGCTCCAACTTCCAGCAGTGAAACCTTTATCGCAGCGTATCTTCTAA